A window of the Helicobacteraceae bacterium genome harbors these coding sequences:
- a CDS encoding LptF/LptG family permease, with protein MLDRYIAWLYFRHTALILAALTTFFVGMDTLGAASKLPDSANLILLFALFRAARALDIILPLSLVFGAIATNIRLVRSNELVALYSIGASRLKTLKPFVVVSLAISCAYIALCSTQFVYLSDKADAIKQKRDFSTITQDLFIRYDNRFIYIKELLPLQNEARGVDILEVIDGDLSRFIRAKKGVFKDGVWLLSDVSIITKPSELILGDSGIVAEERENMEELRGFRPDVMDTIYEQKFTYSLIDAARAWILFANQDINTYRIRSILYATIVFPLFAPLFVSLVFAYAPVSPRFFNMAMFSSVSILSVLVAWGALYSLAQAAKNGAASPEAALLLPFALSAAIVALLLKRKL; from the coding sequence ATGCTTGATCGATATATCGCTTGGCTCTATTTTCGCCATACGGCTCTGATTCTCGCCGCGCTGACGACGTTTTTTGTCGGCATGGATACGTTAGGCGCCGCCTCAAAACTGCCGGATTCGGCTAACCTAATTTTACTATTCGCGCTGTTTCGCGCCGCTAGGGCGCTGGATATTATCCTACCGCTCTCGCTGGTTTTCGGCGCGATTGCGACAAACATTCGGCTTGTTCGCTCAAACGAGCTCGTGGCGCTTTATAGCATAGGCGCCTCGCGGCTGAAAACGCTTAAGCCGTTTGTAGTCGTATCCCTTGCGATCTCGTGCGCCTATATCGCGCTCTGCTCGACGCAGTTTGTCTATCTTAGCGACAAAGCCGACGCGATCAAGCAAAAACGCGACTTCTCGACTATCACGCAGGATCTTTTTATCCGCTACGACAACCGTTTCATCTATATTAAAGAGCTTCTGCCGCTACAAAACGAGGCTAGAGGCGTAGATATTTTGGAGGTTATAGACGGCGATCTCTCCCGCTTTATCCGCGCCAAGAAAGGCGTTTTCAAAGACGGCGTTTGGCTGCTTAGCGACGTATCGATCATAACCAAACCCTCCGAGTTAATACTTGGCGATTCGGGCATCGTCGCGGAGGAGCGCGAAAACATGGAGGAGCTGCGGGGATTCAGACCCGACGTTATGGATACGATCTACGAGCAAAAATTCACATATAGTCTAATAGACGCGGCGCGCGCGTGGATACTGTTTGCCAATCAGGATATAAACACCTATCGCATTCGCAGCATACTATACGCTACAATCGTTTTTCCTCTGTTCGCGCCGCTCTTTGTCTCGCTCGTATTTGCTTACGCGCCGGTTAGCCCTCGTTTTTTCAACATGGCTATGTTTAGCTCCGTATCGATTTTATCGGTTTTGGTGGCGTGGGGCGCGCTTTACTCGTTGGCGCAGGCGGCAAAAAACGGCGCCGCGTCTCCCGAAGCCGCGCTTTTGCTTCCGTTTGCGCTTAGCGCCGCGATCGTCGCTCTCCTGCTGAAAAGAAAATTGTGA
- the ilvA gene encoding threonine ammonia-lyase — protein sequence MITIKDIQEARSRIEVALAKTSFAFGPFISEYTGLNIFFKKENLQNTGSFKLRGAFNKIASLSDVDRAKGVIAASAGNHAQGVAYSARHFGIKSYIVMPEATPLLKVNGVKSLGGAAILRGANYDEAYDYALSYAKERNLTFVHPFADEAVIAGQGTIALEMLDEIGDLDAIVAPIGGGGLISGVATAAKALSPNIKIIGVNAVGANAMKNSFYAKKPINSQSVRTIADGIAVRDVSLTTFEYISSLLDDIVEVDDEEIANAILFLIEKQKLVVEGAGAVGAAAALHNRLNLKKGAKVGIILSGGNIDVTMLSVIIEKGLVKSHRKMLLTVTLIDKPGSLRKLSAALSEANANIVHIDYDRTARSLDYGDAYVSVALETKGAEHQEQIRAKLRADGFAFKEV from the coding sequence ATGATTACTATCAAAGACATACAAGAGGCTAGATCGCGCATAGAGGTCGCGCTGGCGAAAACGTCGTTCGCGTTTGGACCGTTTATCAGCGAATATACGGGGTTAAATATATTTTTCAAAAAAGAGAATCTGCAAAACACGGGCAGCTTCAAATTGCGCGGCGCGTTCAACAAGATCGCCTCGCTTAGCGACGTCGATCGCGCCAAAGGGGTGATCGCCGCCAGCGCCGGTAACCATGCGCAGGGGGTGGCGTATTCCGCTCGCCATTTTGGAATCAAAAGCTATATCGTAATGCCCGAAGCCACGCCGTTACTAAAGGTAAACGGAGTTAAGAGCTTGGGCGGCGCGGCGATTTTGCGCGGCGCGAATTACGACGAGGCTTACGATTACGCCCTATCTTACGCCAAAGAGCGCAATCTTACCTTTGTTCACCCATTTGCCGACGAGGCGGTTATAGCGGGGCAGGGAACGATCGCGCTGGAAATGCTTGACGAGATCGGCGATCTAGACGCGATTGTCGCTCCGATTGGCGGCGGCGGGTTGATTAGCGGCGTGGCGACGGCGGCGAAAGCGCTTAGCCCGAACATTAAAATAATAGGCGTCAACGCCGTCGGCGCGAACGCTATGAAAAACTCGTTTTACGCCAAAAAACCGATCAACAGCCAGAGCGTTCGCACGATCGCGGACGGCATAGCGGTCAGGGACGTTTCTTTAACGACCTTCGAGTATATAAGCTCGCTTTTGGACGATATTGTCGAGGTGGACGACGAGGAGATCGCCAACGCGATTTTGTTTTTGATCGAAAAACAGAAGCTCGTCGTCGAAGGCGCCGGCGCGGTCGGCGCGGCGGCGGCGCTACACAATCGCCTAAATCTTAAAAAAGGCGCTAAGGTCGGCATAATCCTAAGCGGCGGCAATATCGACGTAACGATGCTCTCCGTGATTATCGAAAAAGGTCTGGTGAAATCGCACCGTAAAATGTTGCTAACCGTAACGCTGATCGATAAACCCGGCAGTCTAAGGAAATTATCGGCGGCGCTAAGCGAGGCGAACGCGAATATCGTGCATATCGACTACGATCGCACCGCCCGCTCGCTGGATTACGGCGACGCTTACGTCTCCGTAGCGCTTGAAACGAAGGGCGCGGAACATCAAGAGCAAATCCGCGCTAAGCTGCGCGCCGACGGATTTGCATTCAAAGAGGTTTAA
- the hemH gene encoding ferrochelatase, which produces MSGYAIALLNMGGAANNKEVPLFLRNMFRDRHILRIGFRPLRYFLAWIIALRRKSQALAHYALIGERSPLLSHARSLADKLSKIAAAPVFLVMRYAPPFTDEAVKAIKASGADKLVLLPLYPQYSTATTLSSLECFYDEMKKISFGLPIAVVDRFYDHPTYNACIVDEIKAALESKNSNEFALIFSAHGLPQSVIDKGDPYQRECEAHVQILSKRLTLENIDFETIRLAYQSKVGPLKWITPSLDLVINDLHSKGARKLLIVPLSFTIDNLETDYELSIEYYNRAKEKGYEEVLIARCPNDSDRFALALSELANAAAIVAFPNKRER; this is translated from the coding sequence TTGAGCGGCTACGCGATCGCGCTTTTGAATATGGGCGGAGCGGCAAACAACAAAGAGGTTCCGCTGTTTTTAAGAAATATGTTCCGCGATCGTCATATTTTGCGAATCGGCTTTCGCCCGCTTCGCTATTTTTTGGCGTGGATAATCGCCTTAAGGCGCAAATCGCAAGCGCTGGCGCATTACGCGCTGATTGGAGAGAGATCGCCGCTGCTAAGTCACGCGAGATCGTTGGCTGATAAGTTATCTAAAATCGCCGCCGCGCCCGTTTTTCTCGTTATGCGATACGCGCCGCCTTTTACCGACGAAGCGGTAAAAGCGATCAAGGCGAGCGGCGCAGATAAGCTGGTTTTGCTTCCGCTCTATCCGCAGTATTCCACCGCTACGACGCTGTCGTCGTTAGAGTGTTTTTACGACGAGATGAAAAAAATATCTTTCGGTCTTCCGATCGCCGTCGTCGATCGTTTTTACGATCATCCGACGTATAACGCTTGCATTGTCGACGAAATTAAAGCGGCGTTAGAATCTAAAAACTCTAACGAATTCGCTTTGATTTTCTCCGCGCACGGCTTGCCGCAAAGCGTGATCGATAAGGGCGATCCGTATCAAAGAGAGTGCGAAGCGCACGTTCAGATTTTATCAAAACGTCTAACGCTAGAAAATATCGATTTTGAAACGATCCGTTTGGCGTATCAATCTAAGGTCGGACCGCTTAAATGGATAACGCCTTCTTTGGATCTCGTTATTAACGATTTACATAGTAAAGGCGCGCGAAAACTATTAATCGTTCCGCTAAGTTTTACGATCGATAATCTTGAAACGGATTACGAGCTTTCGATAGAGTATTACAATCGCGCTAAAGAAAAGGGCTATGAAGAGGTTTTAATCGCCCGTTGCCCAAACGACTCCGATCGTTTCGCCTTAGCGTTAAGCGAGCTTGCGAACGCGGCGGCGATCGTCGCTTTTCCGAACAAGCGCGAGCGCTAG
- a CDS encoding CoA-binding protein: MRIDYKAIFGDVKTIAIAGLSPDPSKPSHYVSEYLQKRGYKIAPIYPKGETILGERVYGSLTQIPDCVDMVVMFRKASYANGLIDEAIARGDVKVFWLQEGIINDEACEKAARRGIVAVQDRCAMKIHRETCK, encoded by the coding sequence ATGCGAATAGACTATAAGGCGATTTTTGGCGACGTTAAAACGATAGCGATTGCGGGGCTTTCGCCCGATCCGTCTAAACCGAGCCATTACGTGTCGGAATATCTACAGAAACGCGGCTATAAGATCGCGCCGATATATCCAAAAGGCGAGACGATTTTGGGCGAAAGGGTTTACGGCTCGCTAACGCAAATCCCCGATTGCGTCGATATGGTCGTTATGTTTCGCAAAGCAAGCTACGCAAACGGGCTTATCGACGAGGCGATCGCGCGCGGCGACGTTAAAGTCTTTTGGCTTCAAGAGGGGATTATAAACGACGAGGCATGCGAAAAAGCGGCGCGGCGCGGCATTGTCGCCGTGCAGGATCGTTGCGCTATGAAAATACACAGAGAAACTTGCAAATGA